One part of the Nyctibius grandis isolate bNycGra1 chromosome 33, bNycGra1.pri, whole genome shotgun sequence genome encodes these proteins:
- the BMP1 gene encoding bone morphogenetic protein 1 isoform X3 yields MRHWEKHTCVTFLERNDEDSYIVFTYRPCGCCSYVGRRGGGPQAISIGKNCDKFGIVVHELGHVIGFWHEHTRPDRDDHVSIIRENIQPGQEYNFLKMEPEEVESLGETYDFDSIMHYARNTFSRGIFLDTILPKYDVNGVRPAIGQRTRLSKGDIAQARKLYRCPACGETLQDSQGNFSSPEFPNGYSAHMHCVWRISVTPGEKIILNFTTLDLYRSRLCWYDYVEVRDGFWRKATLRGRFCGNKLPEPIVSTDSRLWVEFRSSSNWVGKGFFAVYEAICGGDVKKDNGHIQSPNYPDDYRPSKVCVWKITVSEGFHVGLTFQSFEIERHDSCAYDYLEIRDGSSESSGLIGRYCGYDKPDDIKSTSNKLWMKFVSDGSINKAGFAVNFFKEVDECSRPNNGGCEQRCVNTLGSYKCACDPGYELASDKRRCEAACGGFLTKLNGSITSPGWPKEYPPNKNCIWQLVAPTQYRISLQFDFFETEGNDVCKYDFVEVRSGLTADSKLHGKFCGAEKPDVITSQYNNMRIEFKSDNTVSKKGFKAHFFSDKDECSKNNGGCQHECLNSFGSYECQCRSGFVLHDNKHDCKEAGCDHKVTSISGTITSPNWPDKYPSKKECTWAITTTPGHRVKLTFSELDVEAQQECAYDHLEVYDGKDGKAPALGRFCGAKEPEPLVSSGNKMFLKFVSDNSVQKKGFEATHTTVCGGQVHAEVKTKDLYSHAQFGDNNYPGGSDCEWVIMAEEGYGVELIFQTFEIEEEADCGYDYMELFDGYDGTAPRLGRFCGSGPPEEVYSAGDSVMVRFHSDDTINKKGFHLRYTSTKFQDTLHTRK; encoded by the exons CTGTTCCTACGTGGGCCGCCGCGGAGGGGGACCCCAGGCCATCTCCATCGGCAAAAACTGCGACAAATTCGGCATCGTGGTGCACGAGCTGGGCCACGTCATCGGGTTCTGGCACGAGCACACGCGCCCCGACCGGGATGACCACGTCTCCATCATCCGCGAGAACATCCAGCCAG GGCAGGAGTACAACTTCCTGAAGATGGAGCCGGAGGAGGTGGAGTCGCTGGGCGAGACCTACGACTTCGACAGCATCATGCACTACGCCAGGAACACCTTCTCCAG GGGCATCTTCCTCGACACCATCCTGCCCAAGTACGACGTGAACGGGGTCCGGCCCGCCATCGGCCAGCGGACACGGCTGAGCAAGGGGGACATCGCCCAGGCCCGCAAGCTCTACCGCTGCCCGG CCTGTGGGGAGACGCTCCAGGACAGCCAGGGCAACTTCTCGTCCCCCGAGTTCCCCAACGGGTACTCTGCCCACATGCACTGCGTCTGGAGGATCTCCGTCACCCCCGGAGAGAAG ATCATCCTGAACTTCACCACCCTGGACCTCTACCGAAGCCGCCTGTGCTGGTACGACTACGTGGAGGTGAGAGACGGGTTCTGGAGAAAGGCCACGCTGCGAG GCAGGTTCTGTGGGAACAAGCTGCCCGAGCCCATCGTCTCCACTGACAGCCGCCTCTGGGTCGAGTtccgcagcagcagcaactgggTGGGCAAAGGCTTCTTCGCCGTCTACGAAG CCATCTGCGGGGGGGACGTGAAGAAGGACAACGGGCACATCCAGTCCCCCAACTACCCCGACGACTACCGGCCCAGCAAGGTGTGCGTCTGGAAGATCACCGTCTCCGAGGGCTTCCACGTGGGCTTGACCTTCCAGTCCTTCGAG atcGAGCGGCACGATAGCTGCGCCTACGACTACCTGGAGATCCGCGACGGCAGCAGCGAGTCGAGCGGCCTCATCGGGCGCTACTGTGGCTACGACAAGCCCGACGACATCAAGAGCACGTCCAACAAGCTCTGGATGAAATTCGTCTCCGACGGCTCCATCAACAAGGCGGGTTTCGCCGTCAACTTCTTCAAAG AGGTGGACGAGTGCTCGCGGCCCAACAACGGCGGCTGCGAGCAGCGCTGCGTCAACACCCTGGGCAGCTACAAGTGCGCCTGCGACCCCGGCTACGAGCTGGCCTCCGACAAGCGCCGCTGCGAGG CCGCCTGCGGAGGTTTCCTCACCAAGCTGAACGGGTCCATCACCAGCCCGGGCTGGCCCAAGGAGTACCCCCCCAACAAGAACTGCATCTGGCAGCTGGTGGCCCCCACCCAGTACCGCATCTCCCTCCAGTTCGACTTCTTCGAGACCGAGGGCAACGAC GTCTGCAAATACGACTTCGTGGAGGTGCGCAGCGGGCTGACGGCCGACTCCAAGCTGCACGGCAAGTTCTGCGGCGCCGAGAAGCCGGACGTCATCACCTCCCAGTACAACAACATGAGGATCGAGTTCAAGTCTGACAACACCGTCTCCAAAAAGGGCTTCAAAGCCCATTTCTTCTCAG aCAAGGACGAGTGCTCCAAGAACAACGGGGGCTGCCAGCACGAGTGCCTCAACTCCTTCGGCAGCTACGAGTGCCAGTGCCGCAGCGGCTTCGTGCTGCACGACAACAAGCACGACTGCAAGGAAG CCGGCTGCGACCACAAGGTGACATCCATCTCGGGGACCATCACCAGCCCCAACTGGCCCGATAAATACCCCAGTAAGAAGGAGTGTACCTGGGCCATCACCACCACGCCGGGGCACCGCGTCAAGCTG ACCTTCTCGGAGCTGGACGTGGAGGCGCAGCAGGAATGCGCCTACGACCACCTGGAGGTCTACGACGGCAAGGACGGCAAAGCCCCCGCGCTCGGCCGCTTCTGCGGGGCCAAGGAGCCCGAGCCCCTCGTCTCCTCCGGCAACAAGATGTTCCTCAAGTTCGTCTCCGATAACTCCGTCCAGAAGAAGGGCTTCGAGGCCACCCACACCACAG TGTGCGGGGGCCAGGTCCATGCCGAGGTGAAGACCAAGGACTTGTATTCACACGCACAATTCGGGGACAACAACTACCCGGGGGGGTCGGACTGCGAGTGGGTGATCATGGCCGAGGAGGGCTACGGCGTGGAGCTCATCTTCCAGACCTTCGAGATCGAGGAGGAAGCCGACTGCGGCTACGACTACATGGAGCTCTTCGACGGCTACGACGGGACGGCCCCACGGCTCGGGCGCTTCTGCGGGTCCGGG cccccggaGGAGGTCTACTCGGCCGGCGATTCGGTGATGGTCCGTTTCCACTCGGACGACACCATCAACAAGAAGGGTTTCCACCTTCGCTACACCAGCACCAAGTTCCAGGACACGCTGCACACGAGGAAATGA
- the PHYHIP gene encoding LOW QUALITY PROTEIN: phytanoyl-CoA hydroxylase-interacting protein (The sequence of the model RefSeq protein was modified relative to this genomic sequence to represent the inferred CDS: deleted 1 base in 1 codon): MELLSTPKNIEINNITCDSFRISWAMEKGDLERVTHYFIDLNKKENKNSNKFKHRDVPTKLVAKAVPLPMTVRGHWFLSPRTEYSVAVQTAVKQSDGEYLVSGWSETVEFCTGDYAKEHLAQLQEKAELIAGRMLRFSVFYRNQHKEYFQHVRMHCGNVMKPSLKDNSGSHGSPTSGMLHGIFFSCNTEFNTGQPPQDSPYGRYRFQIPAQRLFNPNTNLYFADFYCMYTAYHYVVLVLAPKGSSGDLFCRERLPQLDISSNKFLTCCVEEGELVYRHAQDSILEVIYTEPVDLSLGVLGEISGHQLMSLSTANAKKDPSCKTCNISVGR; this comes from the exons ATGGAGCTGCTTTCCACCCCCAAAAACATCGAGATCAACAACATCACGTGCGATTCTTTCCGCATCTCCTGGGCCATGGAGAAGGGGGACCTGGAGAGGGTCACCCACTACTTCATCGACCTCAACAAGAAGGAGAACAAGAACTCCAACAAGTTCAAGCACCGG GACGTCCCCACCAAGCTGGTGGCCAAGGCGGTGCCGCTGCCCATGACGGTGCGGGGCCACTGGTTCCTGAGCCCCCGCACCGAGTACAGCGTGGCGGTGCAGACGGCGGTGAAGCAGAGCGATGGCGAGTACCTGGTGTCGGGCTGGAGCGAGACGGTGGAGTTCTGCACCGGGG ACTACGCCAAGGAGCACCTGgcccagctgcaggagaaagCCGAGCTGATCGCCGGGCGCATGCTGCGCTTCTCCGTCTTCTACCGCAACCAGCACAAGGAGTATTTCCAGCACGTCAG GATGCACTGCGGGAACGTGATGAAGCCGTCGCTGAAGGACAACAGCGGCAGCCACGGCTCGCCCACCAGCGGCATGCTGCACGGCATCTTCTTCAGCTGCAACACCGAGTTCAACACCGGGCAG CCCCCCCAGGACTCGCCCTACGGCCGCTACCGCTTCCAGATCCCGGCTCAGCGCCTCTTCAACCCCAACACCAACCTCTACTTCGCGGACTTCTACTGCATGTACACCGCCTACCACTACGTCGTCCTGGTCCTGGCCCCCAAGGGTTCCTCGGGGGATCTCTTCTGCCGGGAGCGTCTACCCCAACTGGACATTTCCTCCAACAAGTTCCTGACGTGCTGCGTGGAGGAGGGCGAGCTGGTGTACCGCCATGCCCAGGACAGCATCCTGGAGGTCATATACACCGAGCCGGTGGACCTCAGCCTCGGCGTGCTGGGGGAGATCAGCGGCCACCAGCTCATGAGCCTCTCCACCGCCAACGCCAAAAAGGACCCCAGCTGCAAGACGTGCAACATCAGCGTGGGGCGTTAA